A single region of the Candidatus Zymogenus saltonus genome encodes:
- a CDS encoding archease: MKAHKNSRNNSRGNKYRLLDHTADLRIEVVGEGREGLFVSAGEALADLLVGIDRLGGEKEIRREVAAAGDSLEELLIDWLRELLYTFTVKGVVLFRFEIVELTEKVVKAVCTGEKFDIERHGIKTEIKAVTYHGLKIEIDGADSSEGDRHRAAIVFDV, encoded by the coding sequence GTGAAGGCCCATAAAAATAGCCGTAACAATAGCCGTGGCAATAAATATCGGCTCCTTGACCACACCGCCGATCTGAGGATCGAGGTTGTCGGAGAGGGGAGGGAGGGGCTGTTTGTCTCGGCGGGGGAGGCGTTGGCCGACCTCCTCGTGGGGATCGACCGGCTGGGAGGGGAAAAGGAGATTCGCCGTGAGGTCGCCGCGGCGGGAGACTCCCTCGAAGAGCTCCTGATCGACTGGTTGAGAGAGCTTCTGTACACCTTTACCGTAAAGGGAGTTGTGCTTTTTCGTTTTGAGATTGTCGAGTTGACTGAAAAGGTCGTTAAGGCCGTATGTACAGGGGAGAAATTCGATATCGAGAGACACGGGATCAAGACGGAGATAAAGGCGGTCACCTATCACGGGCTTAAGATAGAGATAGACGGAGCCGATAGTAGTGAGGGCGATAGGCACAGGGCCGCGATCGTCTTTGACGTATGA
- the rodA gene encoding rod shape-determining protein RodA, with amino-acid sequence MDTVLLTAVVIILLVGILNLYSASRMEEISAVSLYIKQIYWAALGLSLMFVTMFIDTRFFERWAYGIYLVSVFFLVAVLFFGDRTGGAARWFALGPISFQPSEFVKVSMILALGRYLQKNMPVDGITIRHLLIPAILAVVPTVLIIKEPDLGSAGLIVLVFGTLLIAVKMRPKTAAAVILTGVVSMFPAFIFGWRFLKPYQRQRILTFFRPDTDPLGSGYHIIQSKIAVGSGKIIGKGYMHGTQSQLQFLPEQHTDFIFSVLAEEWGFIGSIVLLVLFCIIVLRGFHIARSARDVFGAVVAVGISIIIMWQSFINIGMATGIFPVVGIPLPFLSYGGTSLVTMLIGVGLLLNIYRRRNIF; translated from the coding sequence ATGGACACCGTTCTCTTGACCGCCGTTGTCATAATCCTCTTGGTGGGGATATTGAACCTCTACTCCGCCTCAAGGATGGAGGAGATCTCGGCCGTCTCCCTCTACATCAAACAGATATACTGGGCAGCGCTCGGGCTCTCTCTCATGTTTGTCACCATGTTTATCGACACCCGCTTTTTCGAGAGGTGGGCCTACGGGATATATTTGGTCTCCGTTTTCTTCCTCGTCGCAGTCCTCTTTTTCGGGGATCGAACCGGAGGCGCCGCCCGCTGGTTTGCCCTTGGGCCGATATCGTTTCAGCCCTCGGAGTTTGTGAAGGTGTCGATGATTCTGGCCCTTGGACGCTACTTACAGAAAAACATGCCCGTTGACGGCATCACAATAAGGCACCTCCTTATCCCGGCGATCCTCGCGGTCGTTCCGACCGTCCTGATAATAAAGGAGCCCGACCTTGGCTCTGCGGGACTCATAGTTCTGGTCTTTGGCACCCTTCTCATCGCTGTGAAGATGCGCCCAAAAACCGCCGCGGCGGTAATCTTGACCGGGGTGGTGTCCATGTTTCCGGCGTTTATCTTTGGCTGGCGGTTCCTGAAACCGTACCAGCGCCAGCGGATACTCACTTTTTTCAGGCCGGACACCGATCCCCTCGGCTCAGGCTACCATATCATCCAGTCGAAGATCGCCGTGGGGAGCGGTAAGATCATCGGCAAGGGGTACATGCACGGCACCCAGAGCCAGCTTCAGTTCCTGCCGGAGCAGCACACCGACTTCATCTTCAGCGTCCTGGCCGAGGAGTGGGGTTTTATCGGATCGATTGTACTTCTCGTCCTCTTTTGCATTATTGTTCTGAGGGGATTCCACATTGCCCGCTCGGCGAGGGATGTCTTCGGAGCGGTGGTGGCGGTGGGAATCTCGATCATCATAATGTGGCAGTCGTTTATCAACATAGGAATGGCGACAGGGATATTTCCCGTCGTCGGCATCCCTCTGCCGTTTCTCTCCTACGGTGGGACGTCGCTAGTGACGATGCTTATCGGGGTGGGTCTCCTCCTCAATATCTATAGGAGAAGGAATATTTTTTAG